In Cotesia glomerata isolate CgM1 linkage group LG3, MPM_Cglom_v2.3, whole genome shotgun sequence, one genomic interval encodes:
- the LOC123262147 gene encoding knirps-related protein-like yields MNQQCKVCGEPAAGFHFGAFTCEGCKSFFGRSYNNLNSISECKNGGECVINKKNRTACKACRLRKCLLVGMSKSGSRYGRRSNWFKIHCLLQEQQAQQQQQSLHHQQQQSLPSRPTPQNTTPPRLQQRSKEDSLMLGLDEYKNSTSPSISSPESQNSDSSIEVSERRAAYSLHPGFRPLHPHLGTPDLATLGKDMMGLPLGFPFGSMPMMPPAFLPPSMSMISPYLYASYPHNPSLISHSLNSSISESNTSLITDECKNINNNNRYTANHNVVEELPTKKRVYLDAVLKSQLPSPPLKKMRLDSPRFDESPEPDCERFETNSPDDCLPPQDTPIDLSMKAASVIATSEDSDDERQTQDEVDFESDRESPVIMRRPAPIDLTTRS; encoded by the coding sequence TCATTTTTCGGGCGATCCTACAACAACCTCAACAGCATCTCCGAGTGCAAAAACGGGGGCGAGTGTGTCATCAACAAGAAAAACCGTACTGCTTGCAAAGCCTGTCGTCTGAGGAAATGTCTGCTGGTCGGAATGTCCAAGTCGGGTTCGAGGTACGGTCGCCGTTCCAATTGGTTCAAGATCCACTGTTTGCTGCAAGAGCAGCAAGcccagcagcaacagcagaGCCTTCATCACCAACAGCAGCAGAGTCTGCCCAGCAGACCAACACCCCAAAACACGACCCCTCCGAGACTGCAACAGCGCAGCAAGGAAGATTCCCTGATGCTGGGCCTAGACGAGTACAAAAACTCAACCTCACCATCCATCAGCTCTCCAGAGTCTCAGAACAGCGACAGCTCGATCGAGGTGTCAGAGAGACGCGCAGCTTACAGCCTCCACCCTGGATTCAGGCCTCTGCACCCCCATCTGGGCACTCCAGACCTAGCAACGCTCGGGAAAGACATGATGGGACTTCCGCTGGGCTTTCCCTTCGGAAGCATGCCCATGATGCCTCCGGCGTTTTTACCTCCCTCTATGTCCATGATTTCTCCCTATCTCTACGCCTCCTACCCTCACAATCCTAGTCTAATCTCTCACTCGTTGAACTCCTCGATTTCTGAAAGCAACACGTCGCTAATCACCGACGAGTGCAAGAACATCAACAATAACAACCGGTACACAGCTAACCACAACGTAGTCGAGGAATTACCAACCAAAAAGAGGGTCTACTTGGACGCTGTCCTCAAAAGCCAACTACCTTCACCCccgttgaaaaaaatgagacTAGACTCtccgagattcgatgaaagcCCTGAGCCAGATTGCGAACGCTTCGAAACTAATTCCCCTGATGATTGTTTGCCCCCTCAAGACACGCCGATTGACTTGTCGATGAAAGCAGCCAGCGTGATCGCGACCAGCGAGGACTCGGATGATGAACGCCAGACCCAGGATGAAGTGGACTTTGAAAGCGACCGAGAGAGCCCGGTTATCATGAGACGACCTGCGCCGATCGATCTCACCACAAGGTCGTAA